Part of the Candidatus Aegiribacteria sp. genome, GGAAGAGGCTACGCCGGACTCCTGGTCCAGAAGGAATTGAAGGTTTTCGAAAAAATGCTTTCTTTTCCTGCCAGACCTTTTGCCCTTCTGCTGGGTGGCGCTAAAGTTTCCGACAAAATCCCTGTGATAGAAAACCTTCTGCCCAGGCTGAACCATCTGATGATAGGTGGTGGAATGGCCTTTACCTTCATGAAGGAAATGGGGTTGAATGTAGGGACAAGCCTTCTTGAGCTTGACAGGCTTGGAGCGGCCCGAAAGATACTTGATGATGCAGAGAAATACGGTGTAGATATACATCTTCCAGTTGACATAGTCATCGCGCCCTCCACTGTCAGGCCTGAATTGGCTGAAGTCGTACCAGCGGACGCAATACCTGATAAAAAGGCCGGGTTGGACATCGGACCCGGGACGGTTGCCGAGTTCACAGAAATCATCAGAAAAAGCTGCACGGTTGTCTGGAACGGACCAATGGGAGTATTTGAAATTCCTCCATTTGACAAAGGTACAATAGGAATTGCCAGTGCTCTTGCTGAAGCAACAGGTGATGGCACAATCACGGTTGTAGGTGGCGGAGATTCGGTAAGGGCTGTTGTGGAGTCTGGACTTTTGAATAAAATCTCCTTCGTTTCCACGGGAGGCGGTGCGTCTTTGAAACTTCTTCAGGGTAACAAACTGCCTGCCCTTACCGCGCTTAGAGGTGGTACAAGATGAAACAGATAATTGGTGGAAACTGGAAAATGAACGGTTTCAGACTGACCGGTCTGGAGTTCCTGAGGGAAATAAAGGGGTTAGGATCCGAGCATGTATCCTCGGATATTGTCCTTTTCCCGCCCTTTACTCTTCTTCCCATGATGGCGGATGCCGCAGCTGACGCTGGTATTGAAACGGGAGGACAGGACGTTTTCTGGCTCGAAAAGGGAGCGTTCACAGGAGAGATAAGTCCTGCAATGCTTGTAGATGCAGGCGCTTCCTGGTTCATCGCCGGACACAGCGAGCGGAGACACGTAATAGGCGAATCCGATGAAATCGTCAGGAGAAAACTCGAAGCCGGTCTTGAGACGGGACTTCACGGAATCCTCTGCGTTGGTGAACTGATAGAGGAGAGGGAGACTGGTAAGACTGAAGAAGTCGTAAGAAGACAGGTTGAATCTGCCATTGAAGGCCTTGACTGTGCTTCCCCTGAGAATTTTGTGATTGCATACGAACCGGTATGGGCAATAGGAACCGGTCTTACGGCAACACCTGACGAAGCCGATAGAATGCATTCACTGATAAGGGAATGGGTTGCCGCGACAGTCAGCCGCGATTTCGCTGATAATACAAGGATACAGTATGGCGGCAGCGTGAAACCTGACAACGCTGCTGAGATACTCGCAAAGCCATCGATCAACGGAGCCCTTGTGGGCGGGGCCAGCCTGAAGCCTGAGAGTTTCATGGATATTATTAAAGCGGTTCCTCTGCAGGAATGACGAGCTGAAGAACAGCCATGAATATCGGGTTCGATGCCACCAATATTCTTGGACATGGGGGAATCAAGACCTATACCAGAGAACTTCTGGTTGGACTCGCCGAAGAGTTTCCCGATGACGATTTTGTACTGCTGACAACCTTCAGCGACTCAAAGAAGAGAAAACTGCAGAAGCTTTTCGGTAACCTTCCGAATGTCACCGTACGCAAAGCTGTTCCTCACAGGAACATGCTGGGGGACGCGCTTTTCGGTATCACGAAATTTCTCAGCTGCATTCTTTGGCGGCTATCCTCCCGCAATCTGGATATCGTACATCTGACGGACCCGTTCGGAGCTGTGGTTCTGCCCCGGAAGTTCGTTGCTACTGTGCATGATATTTTTC contains:
- a CDS encoding phosphoglycerate kinase is translated as MKYPALEDAELKGRKVFLRADLNVPLRDGRIADDTRIKAVLPTVKYILDHGASLIIASHLGRPDGIENPELSLAPVADRLSELLDKKVLFAPDCIGARVNTLAASMNPGDILLLENLRFHPEEKKGDMDFARKLGLNADIYVNDAFGTSHRSHASMVGVPEILGRGYAGLLVQKELKVFEKMLSFPARPFALLLGGAKVSDKIPVIENLLPRLNHLMIGGGMAFTFMKEMGLNVGTSLLELDRLGAARKILDDAEKYGVDIHLPVDIVIAPSTVRPELAEVVPADAIPDKKAGLDIGPGTVAEFTEIIRKSCTVVWNGPMGVFEIPPFDKGTIGIASALAEATGDGTITVVGGGDSVRAVVESGLLNKISFVSTGGGASLKLLQGNKLPALTALRGGTR
- the tpiA gene encoding triose-phosphate isomerase; this translates as MKQIIGGNWKMNGFRLTGLEFLREIKGLGSEHVSSDIVLFPPFTLLPMMADAAADAGIETGGQDVFWLEKGAFTGEISPAMLVDAGASWFIAGHSERRHVIGESDEIVRRKLEAGLETGLHGILCVGELIEERETGKTEEVVRRQVESAIEGLDCASPENFVIAYEPVWAIGTGLTATPDEADRMHSLIREWVAATVSRDFADNTRIQYGGSVKPDNAAEILAKPSINGALVGGASLKPESFMDIIKAVPLQE